The DNA region CTCGGGCTGATGCTGTCCTCGAATTCCGATCACGCGCATCACGGCAACTGGGTGGGTATCGGCAGCGGCGCGTGGGACCACGACGGACGCGACAGCTGGGTGCGGCTGGATCGGGTGCTCGACGTCCCCGAGATGGGCATCCGCCGCGAGGGCGCGATCCTGCCCCGCAAGACCTTCGACACCGTGGCGCACCGGTTGTGCGCCGAATACCACTGGCACTAGCGCTTTCCCGGGAAACGCAGCGGCCCCCGCTCCGGAACGGAACGGGGGCAGGGAACGGTCCGGGCTCAGCTGATCATGTTGCGGGAGCGGCCGAACATCAGGCTGTAGACCAAGGCGCCGAGCGCACCGCCGATCAGCGGGAACGCGATGAACGCCCACAGCTGCGCGGGCGCGCCGTCCTGGTAGAAGGCCACCGCGATGCTGCGCGCCGGGTTCACCGAGGTGTTGTCCACCGGGATCGAGATCAGGTGGATCACGGCCAGGGTCAGGCCGATCGACAGACCCGCCAGCGGCACATCCGACAGCTGATCGGTCGAGGCCAGCACCACGAACACCAGCAGCGCGGTCAGGATCACCTCGACGGTGATCGCCGCCGCCAGGCCGTAGCCGTTGATGGTGATCTCACCGAGCGTCAGCTTGGACGGGCTGTGCGCACCCCAGCCGTTCGCGCCCAGGCCGTCCTTGGCGCGGTCGTAGGAGGGCAGGTTCTTGGCGACGGCGTAGATGACCGCGCCGCCGATCAGGCCGCCGATGATCTGCGCGACCCAGTAGGCCGCCGCGACCACGATCGTCACCCGCCCCAGCAGCAGCTGACCGACGGTGACCGCCGGGTTCACGTGGCAACCCGAGATCGGTCCGATCGAATACACCAGGAACAGCAGCGTCAAGCCGAAGGCCAGCGCCACACCGAGCGCACCGACCCGGCTCCCGGCCAGCACCGCGGTGCCGACGCCACCCAGGACCAGCACGAAGGTGCCGAGCGCCTCGGCGAACACCTTGCGTCCCAGGGTGGGTGGTTGTAGATCGGTTAGGTCCTCGGCTACTTCCTGAGCTGTGGGAGACATCGGATACCTTCCGCTTGCATGGACAACGCACCGACAAACAGACAAGCGGCGCGCGCCGGAAACCCTCAGGCCAGGCGGGTTATTTCCACCACCACTTCGAGATCCGTCGAGCCGCTTCCGCTGAAGATACCTTTCAAAGGGGGCACATCCGCGTAATCACGACCGACACCAACTGACACGTGTTGCTCCGTGACGGCGATGTTGTTGGTCGGGTCGTAGCCCCACCACTGCCCGGTCCAGGCCTCCACCCAGGCGTGCATCTGACCCGCCACGGTGTGCCCGACCTCGGCCGCCGGATCGGGATGCAGATAGCCCGAGACGTACCGGCTGGGAATCCCCATGCCGCGCAACAGCAGCAGCGTGAGGTGCGCGTAATCCTGGCACACGCCTTGCCGTTCGGCGAAGGCCTGCACCGCGGACGTGTGCACCGAGGTGGTCCCGGCCAGGTAGTTCATCTCCCGGTGCACCCACTCCGCCGCCCGGACAACCGCTTTGGCCGGCGGCACGCCGCGGGCCAGCTGCTTCGACACCGTTGCCAGCCGGCGATTGCGGGGCACGAACTCGGTCGGGTTCAGCAGTTCGTCGAAGCGGTCGCCGATGCCGTCGTCGCGCAGTTCCTCCCAGGACAGCTCCTCGGGCGGGCCCGCGAACGGTTCGGTCTCGACCACGGACGCGCTGGTCACCTCCAGCTCGGTGTGCGGGGCGTGCAGGTCGAAGGCGGTCACCGCGGTCCCCCAGTAGTCGATGTACCGGTAGGACCGGGTCGAGGGCACGGTGTCGACGCGATTGAGGATCACGTTCTGCCTGCTGTCGGCGCGCGGCGTGAGCCGGGCCTCGTTGAACGACCGGGTGACCGGCGCGTCGTACACGTATCCGGTGGTGTGCACCACCCGCATGCGCCAGCTCATGCCGGTTCCTCCATCCGCTCGGAGTTGCGGCCGTGCAACCCTGTCCACGCCACCCACGATTCGGCGTGGAAGTACTGCAGCGCCACGGCTTCCCCCACCTCGCGGCAGGTCTGTTGCAGCCACAGCAGCCGGCTGGGCAGGTCCTCCAACAGCACCGACGAGGGCAGGAACTCCAGTTCGCTGCGTGCCCGGCCGAGCAGGCGATGCGCCTCGTGGCGGGCCGCGAACCGGCTGTTGGGGCGCTGATCCAATTCCTGCAGGCAGGCCTCGGCCACCCGCAGCGAATGGAACACCGACCGCGGGAACAGGCGATCCAGCAGAATGAAGTCGGCGATCTGATTGGCGTCCAGCACGCCGCGGTGGGTGCGCAGGTAGGGGTCGTGCGCGCCGGCCGAACGCAGCACCGTCACCCAGGCCGGGGACGAGGTGCGGTCGCCGGCGCGCGAATGCAGCAGGCGCACGGTCATGTCCACGCGTTCGATGGACCGGCCCAGCAGCAGGAACCGGTACCCATCGTCGCGGCTCAGGGTGGAATCGGAGAGTCCGACGAACATGGCGGCCCGGTCGGTGATGTAGTGGCAGAACTGGTGCGGCCCCAGCGCCCGCGCCGCCCGCTCGGCCGCGGCCAGGCCGTTGAAGGTGGTGTTGAGGCACTCCCACATCTCGGTGGAGGTGACTTCCCGTGCGCCCCGTGCGTTCTCGCGGGCCCGGCCGATGGAATCGACGATCGAGCCGCCATCGCGGCCGAAGGCGACCAGCTCGGTCACCGACCACACATCCAATTCCTGCTCGACCTCGGGCGGCTCGATGCCCAGGACCCGCAACAGAACTCGCGAGGTCCGGTCCGGATCGACGGTCGCGTCCTCCAGCAGTTGATGCACCGCGACGTCCAGAATGCGCGCCGTGTATTCGGCACGCTCGACATATCGCCCGATCCAGAACAAGGATTCGGCATTGCGCGCCAACATGATTCTCTGCCTATCTGCCTCCGCTTCGCTCCGGCGGGTTCGCGGCCCTGGAGGTCTCGTTCTTCCCTCCCTCCGCTCCTCCGCTTCGCTCCCCCGCTCCACTCAGTCCAGAACGAGACGGGCCGCGAACCATGAGCTCAGCCTTGGCGAATTCTGTTGTTGTTCACTGCTGTTGTTGCTTTGCCCGCATCACCGAGGGCTCTCTGGACTGGTCTCTTTCCGGGGCCAGATGCAATTCGCCGACGAGCTCCGAGCCCGCCAATTCCCGTTGCGCCACCGAGGTTCTCGGGGCCAGCACCCAGGTGTCCTTGCTACCGCCCCCTTGACTGGAATTCACGACCAGAGAGTTCGCGGGCAGCGCCACCCGGGTCAGGCCGCCGGGCAGCACCCAGATGTCGTCGCCGTCGTTGACCGCGAACGGGCGCAGATCCACGTGCCGGGGCGCGAGGCGGCCGTCGATCTTGCTGGGCACCGTGGACAGCTGCACCACCGGCTGCGCGATCCAGCCGCGCGGATCGGCGCGCACCTTGCGCCGAGTCGCCTCGAGTTCCCGGGTGCTCGCCGCCGGGCCGATCACGATGCCGTACCCGCCGGAGCCCTCCACCGGTTTGATCACCAGTTCGGCCACCCGGTCGAGCACCTCGTCGCGTTCGGCCGGTTCCCAGCAGCGGTAGGAGTCCACGTTGGGCAGGATCGGCTTCTCGCCCAGGTAGTACTCGATGAAGGCGGGCACGTAGGTGTAGACCAGCTTGTCGTCGCCGACCCCGTTGCCGACCGCGTTGGCCAGCACCACCGTGCCCGCGCGGGCCGCGTTCAGGATCCCGGCCACCCCCAGCATCGAATCCGGCCGGAACTGCATGGGATCGAGGAAGGTGTCGTCGATGCGGCGGTAGATGACGTCGACCTGCCGCTCCCCCGCGGTGGTGCGCATGTACACGACGTTGTCGCGGCAGAACAGGTCGCGGCCCTCGACCAGTTCCACGCCCATCTGCCGGGCCAGCAGCGAATGCTCGAAGTAGGCGGAGTTGTGGACGCCCGGCGTCAGCACCACCACGGTCGGGTCGGCCTCGTTGGGGGCGGCCGCGGCGCGCAGGGCCCGCAGCAGGTGGGCCGGGTAGTCGCCGACCGCGCGCACCCGGTGCGAGGCGAACAGGTCCG from Nocardia tengchongensis includes:
- a CDS encoding transglutaminase family protein, translating into MSWRMRVVHTTGYVYDAPVTRSFNEARLTPRADSRQNVILNRVDTVPSTRSYRYIDYWGTAVTAFDLHAPHTELEVTSASVVETEPFAGPPEELSWEELRDDGIGDRFDELLNPTEFVPRNRRLATVSKQLARGVPPAKAVVRAAEWVHREMNYLAGTTSVHTSAVQAFAERQGVCQDYAHLTLLLLRGMGIPSRYVSGYLHPDPAAEVGHTVAGQMHAWVEAWTGQWWGYDPTNNIAVTEQHVSVGVGRDYADVPPLKGIFSGSGSTDLEVVVEITRLA
- a CDS encoding aquaporin → MSPTAQEVAEDLTDLQPPTLGRKVFAEALGTFVLVLGGVGTAVLAGSRVGALGVALAFGLTLLFLVYSIGPISGCHVNPAVTVGQLLLGRVTIVVAAAYWVAQIIGGLIGGAVIYAVAKNLPSYDRAKDGLGANGWGAHSPSKLTLGEITINGYGLAAAITVEVILTALLVFVVLASTDQLSDVPLAGLSIGLTLAVIHLISIPVDNTSVNPARSIAVAFYQDGAPAQLWAFIAFPLIGGALGALVYSLMFGRSRNMIS
- a CDS encoding circularly permuted type 2 ATP-grasp protein; the encoded protein is MFDSAGRPRAPYRGIFNALATIDAEDLAARAEALDRAFVDQGITFSLSGQERPFPLDLVPRVIAATEWSKLERGIKQRVRALEAFLADIYGEQTILRDGVIPKRLVTSCAHFHREAAGLVPPNGVRIYVAGIDLVRDEHGDFRVLEDNLRSPSGVSYVMENRRTMARVFPDLFASHRVRAVGDYPAHLLRALRAAAAPNEADPTVVVLTPGVHNSAYFEHSLLARQMGVELVEGRDLFCRDNVVYMRTTAGERQVDVIYRRIDDTFLDPMQFRPDSMLGVAGILNAARAGTVVLANAVGNGVGDDKLVYTYVPAFIEYYLGEKPILPNVDSYRCWEPAERDEVLDRVAELVIKPVEGSGGYGIVIGPAASTRELEATRRKVRADPRGWIAQPVVQLSTVPSKIDGRLAPRHVDLRPFAVNDGDDIWVLPGGLTRVALPANSLVVNSSQGGGSKDTWVLAPRTSVAQRELAGSELVGELHLAPERDQSREPSVMRAKQQQQ
- a CDS encoding alpha-E domain-containing protein, with the protein product MLARNAESLFWIGRYVERAEYTARILDVAVHQLLEDATVDPDRTSRVLLRVLGIEPPEVEQELDVWSVTELVAFGRDGGSIVDSIGRARENARGAREVTSTEMWECLNTTFNGLAAAERAARALGPHQFCHYITDRAAMFVGLSDSTLSRDDGYRFLLLGRSIERVDMTVRLLHSRAGDRTSSPAWVTVLRSAGAHDPYLRTHRGVLDANQIADFILLDRLFPRSVFHSLRVAEACLQELDQRPNSRFAARHEAHRLLGRARSELEFLPSSVLLEDLPSRLLWLQQTCREVGEAVALQYFHAESWVAWTGLHGRNSERMEEPA